From the Cryptomeria japonica chromosome 2, Sugi_1.0, whole genome shotgun sequence genome, one window contains:
- the LOC131050805 gene encoding elicitor-responsive protein 3 isoform X1: MPPLGNLEVLLVDAHGLHNTEFLSKMDPYVFLKYQTQEHKSKVASNEGSNPEWNETFVFKLSEGASDLLIRILDKDRFSADDFLGEAIIPLKGVLTEGSILPTPYNVVLMDKTYCGQIKVGLTFTPKEECYVEEEEEEVEGGWKEGSL, encoded by the exons ATGCCCCCTTTGGGAAATCTGGAGGTGCTCCTGGTCGACGCCCATGGCCTGCACAATACTGAATTTCTAA GTAAGATGGATCCTTATGTTTTCCTAAAATACCAAACTCAGGAGCACAAGAGCAAAGTTGCATCCA ATGAAGGCAGCAATCCAGAATGGAATGAGACATTTGTTTTCAAGCTCTCAGAAGGGGCTTCTGATCTGCTTATCAGAATACTGGACAAGGATAGATTCAGCGCCGATGATTTTCTTGGAGAAGCAAT TATTCCATTGAAAGGAGTGTTGACGGAAGGAAGCATACTCCCTACACCTTATAATGTGGTTCTCATGGACAAGACTTACTGTGGGCAGATCAAAGTGGGACTCACCTTCACTCCCAAG GAAGAGTGTtatgtggaagaagaagaagaggaggtgGAGGGAGGCTGGAAAGAAGGATCTTTATAA
- the LOC131050805 gene encoding elicitor-responsive protein 3 isoform X2: protein MPPLGNLEVLLVDAHGLHNTEFLSKMDPYVFLKYQTQEHKSKVASNEGSNPEWNETFVFKLSEGASDLLIRILDKDRFSADDFLGEAIIPLKGVLTEGSILPTPYNVVLMDKTYCGQIKVGLTFTPKAKCYVEEEEEEVEGGWKEGSL from the exons ATGCCCCCTTTGGGAAATCTGGAGGTGCTCCTGGTCGACGCCCATGGCCTGCACAATACTGAATTTCTAA GTAAGATGGATCCTTATGTTTTCCTAAAATACCAAACTCAGGAGCACAAGAGCAAAGTTGCATCCA ATGAAGGCAGCAATCCAGAATGGAATGAGACATTTGTTTTCAAGCTCTCAGAAGGGGCTTCTGATCTGCTTATCAGAATACTGGACAAGGATAGATTCAGCGCCGATGATTTTCTTGGAGAAGCAAT TATTCCATTGAAAGGAGTGTTGACGGAAGGAAGCATACTCCCTACACCTTATAATGTGGTTCTCATGGACAAGACTTACTGTGGGCAGATCAAAGTGGGACTCACCTTCACTCCCAAGGCAA AGTGTtatgtggaagaagaagaagaggaggtgGAGGGAGGCTGGAAAGAAGGATCTTTATAA